In Crinalium epipsammum PCC 9333, the following are encoded in one genomic region:
- the ureA gene encoding urease subunit gamma gives MQLSPQEKDKLLIFTAALVAERRKARGLKLNYPEAVAYLSAAILEGARDGQSVAELMSYGTTLLTRDDVMEGVPEMVHDVQIEATFPDGTKLVTVHNPIQ, from the coding sequence ATGCAATTATCACCCCAAGAGAAAGATAAATTGTTAATTTTTACTGCTGCTTTAGTCGCAGAACGTCGTAAAGCTAGAGGATTAAAGTTAAATTATCCAGAAGCAGTAGCTTATCTCTCTGCGGCTATTTTAGAAGGTGCTAGAGATGGTCAAAGTGTTGCAGAATTAATGAGTTATGGTACTACCTTGCTAACGCGAGATGATGTGATGGAAGGTGTACCAGAAATGGTGCATGATGTGCAGATAGAAGCAACGTTTCCTGATGGTACAAAATTGGTTACAGTTCATAACCCTATTCAATAG
- the ureC gene encoding urease subunit alpha, with translation MSYRMDRRAYAETYGATTGDRIRLADTELFIEVEQDFTTYGDEVKFGGGKVIRDGMGQSPISNADGAVDLVITNALILDWWGIVKADIGIKDGHIYKIGKAGNPYIQDNVDIIIGAGTEVVAGEGMILTAGGIDSHIHFICPQQIETAIASGITTMIGGGTGPATGTNATTCTPGAWNIYRMLQAADAFPVNLGFLGKGNSSKPEGLIEQVFAGAMGLKLHEDWGTTPATIDTCLSVADEYDIQVAIHTDTLNEAGFVEDTIAAFKNRVIHTYHTEGAGGGHAPDIIKVCGQANVLPSSTNPTRPYTLNTLDEHLDMLMVCHHLDPAIPEDVAFAESRIRRETIAAEDILHDLGAFSIISSDSQAMGRVGEVIIRTWQTAHKMKVQRGNLTSQGEGEKADNFRVKRYVAKYTINPAITHGIANYVGSVEVGKLADLCLWRPAFFGVKPELVIKGGMIAWSQMGDANASIPTPQPVHMRPMFGSFGGAISATSLTFVSQAALDRDIPTQLKLQKPAVAVSGTRQISKRDLKLNDALPEIEVDPETYEVRADGELLTCEPATVLPMAQRYFLF, from the coding sequence ATGAGTTATAGAATGGATCGTCGTGCCTACGCCGAAACCTATGGTGCAACAACAGGCGATCGCATCCGCCTAGCAGACACAGAATTATTCATCGAAGTTGAACAAGATTTCACAACCTACGGCGATGAAGTTAAATTTGGTGGTGGTAAAGTTATTAGAGACGGGATGGGACAATCTCCTATTTCTAATGCTGATGGTGCAGTAGATTTAGTAATTACTAATGCTTTAATTCTCGATTGGTGGGGAATTGTTAAAGCAGATATTGGTATTAAAGATGGGCATATTTATAAAATTGGTAAAGCAGGAAATCCTTATATTCAAGACAACGTAGATATTATTATCGGCGCTGGTACTGAAGTTGTTGCTGGCGAAGGAATGATTTTAACTGCGGGGGGAATAGATAGCCATATTCACTTTATCTGCCCACAACAAATAGAAACTGCGATCGCCTCCGGTATTACTACAATGATAGGTGGTGGTACTGGTCCCGCTACAGGTACAAATGCCACAACTTGCACCCCTGGCGCTTGGAATATTTATCGAATGTTACAAGCTGCGGATGCTTTTCCTGTAAATTTAGGCTTTTTAGGTAAAGGTAATAGTAGCAAACCTGAAGGATTAATAGAACAAGTATTTGCAGGTGCAATGGGATTAAAATTGCACGAAGATTGGGGAACAACACCAGCAACAATTGATACTTGTTTAAGTGTTGCAGATGAGTATGATATCCAAGTAGCAATTCACACTGATACTTTAAATGAAGCTGGTTTTGTAGAAGATACAATTGCTGCTTTTAAAAACCGTGTAATTCATACTTATCATACTGAAGGTGCTGGCGGTGGTCATGCGCCAGATATTATTAAAGTGTGTGGTCAAGCTAATGTTTTACCTTCTTCAACTAACCCCACGCGCCCCTATACTTTAAATACTCTAGATGAACATTTAGATATGTTGATGGTATGTCATCATCTAGATCCAGCAATTCCAGAGGATGTCGCATTTGCAGAGTCAAGAATTCGGCGAGAAACTATTGCTGCTGAAGATATTTTGCATGATTTAGGCGCATTTAGCATCATTTCTTCTGATTCTCAAGCAATGGGGAGAGTGGGAGAAGTAATAATTCGCACTTGGCAAACCGCCCACAAAATGAAAGTGCAACGGGGGAACCTTACTTCACAAGGAGAGGGGGAGAAGGCGGATAATTTCCGCGTTAAAAGGTATGTTGCTAAATATACTATCAACCCTGCAATTACTCACGGTATTGCTAATTATGTGGGTTCCGTAGAAGTTGGTAAATTAGCAGATTTATGTTTATGGCGACCTGCATTTTTTGGGGTAAAACCGGAATTAGTAATTAAAGGCGGTATGATTGCTTGGTCACAAATGGGAGATGCTAACGCGAGTATTCCCACACCGCAACCTGTACATATGCGCCCGATGTTTGGCAGTTTTGGAGGTGCTATTTCTGCTACATCCCTTACCTTTGTATCTCAGGCAGCATTAGATCGAGATATTCCCACACAGTTAAAGTTACAAAAACCAGCAGTTGCGGTATCCGGGACACGCCAAATTAGTAAGCGCGATTTGAAGTTGAATGATGCCTTACCTGAGATAGAAGTAGATCCAGAAACCTATGAAGTTAGGGCAGATGGGGAGTTATTAACCTGCGAACCTGCAACAGTTTTACCGATGGCGCAACGTTATTTTTTGTTTTAG
- the urtE gene encoding urea ABC transporter ATP-binding subunit UrtE, with translation MLQLSNLNVYYGESHILRNVDLTVSAGQMVCLIGRNGVGKTTLLKTIMGLIKPRTGTINFVGEPITNKSPDGRAKLGIGYVPQGREIIPRLTVKENLLLGLEARRDGSKGNQEIPEEIFALFPVLKTMLSRMGGDLSGGQQQQLAIARALMGKPQLLILDEPTEGIQPSIILEIEAAVRRIIEATGISVLLVEQHLHFVRQADWYYAMQKGGIVASGATSELSQDVIQRFLAV, from the coding sequence ATGCTACAACTATCTAACCTTAATGTTTACTACGGTGAAAGCCACATCCTCCGGAATGTAGACTTAACTGTGTCAGCAGGGCAAATGGTTTGCTTAATTGGACGCAATGGCGTAGGTAAAACTACTCTACTAAAAACCATTATGGGATTAATCAAGCCTCGAACTGGCACAATTAATTTTGTTGGCGAACCAATAACTAATAAATCACCCGACGGGCGGGCAAAACTAGGAATTGGGTATGTTCCCCAAGGACGCGAAATCATCCCACGTTTAACAGTGAAAGAAAATTTATTACTAGGTTTAGAAGCAAGACGCGACGGTAGCAAAGGAAATCAGGAAATTCCAGAAGAAATATTTGCCTTATTTCCAGTACTAAAAACAATGCTATCTCGTATGGGTGGTGACTTAAGTGGAGGACAGCAACAACAATTAGCGATCGCTCGTGCTTTAATGGGAAAACCCCAGTTACTAATACTAGATGAACCGACAGAAGGTATTCAGCCCTCAATTATTCTAGAAATCGAAGCAGCAGTACGTCGAATAATTGAAGCTACTGGAATTTCTGTATTGTTAGTAGAACAACACCTGCATTTTGTCCGCCAAGCAGATTGGTATTACGCCATGCAAAAAGGCGGTATTGTTGCCTCTGGTGCTACTAGCGAATTAAGTCAGGATGTGATTCAAAGATTTTTAGCAGTATAA
- a CDS encoding protein kinase domain-containing protein, with product MQSNSSQPIMICCLNPNCQHPQNPDGTNFCISCGTGLVVLLRNRYRIIKPIGSGGFGRTYLAEDVDKLDEKCVVKQLAPQVQGSWALQKATELFYQEAKRLQQLGEHPQIPTLYAYFKEGNYLFLVQQFILGQNLLEELGQQGTFSEQKIQELLHNLLPILQSVHSQQVIHRDIKPENIIRRQSDKKLVLIDFGVAKHATATVAAKPGTTIGSFGYAAIEQMQGGEAYPASDLYSLGATCFHLLTGINPWSLWQTQGYSWVQNWQMHLQYPISKELEQILSKLLHIERQLRYQSADEVLKDLNSQQSPQPNVSPTISLPPRSVFAFPRWLLITGFCATLTGIVFMGVSSFLDQHKSIQEGASKTPSPRATNTSNPPKIASVAPSLADNITTRVQNSSQTANCTIVVDDPAPPLNVRDSPEVKPDNNIGSLDNGTTLTVIAQRNGWVQINSPIQGWVAANRIKKVCNTSTTPSSPLTTTSNPPKIVSVAPSLADNTTTRGQNSSQAANCTIVVDDPNPPLNVRESPEVKPDNNIGSLNNGTTLTVIAERKGWVQINSPIQGWVASNRIKKVCNR from the coding sequence ATGCAGTCGAATAGTTCCCAACCAATTATGATTTGCTGCCTCAATCCCAATTGTCAGCATCCGCAAAATCCTGATGGGACAAATTTCTGCATTAGTTGCGGTACAGGGTTGGTAGTTCTACTACGAAATCGCTACCGTATTATTAAGCCAATTGGCAGCGGGGGATTTGGGCGCACCTATCTAGCAGAGGATGTGGATAAGCTAGATGAAAAATGCGTTGTCAAGCAATTAGCCCCTCAAGTGCAAGGTAGTTGGGCATTGCAAAAAGCCACAGAGTTATTTTATCAAGAAGCAAAGCGATTGCAACAGCTAGGCGAACATCCCCAAATTCCAACTCTGTATGCCTATTTTAAAGAAGGTAATTACCTGTTTTTGGTACAACAGTTTATTTTAGGACAAAATTTATTGGAAGAGTTGGGACAACAGGGGACATTTAGCGAGCAAAAGATTCAAGAACTTTTACACAACTTGCTACCTATTCTCCAGTCAGTGCATTCTCAACAGGTAATTCACCGAGATATTAAACCAGAAAATATCATTCGTCGCCAAAGTGACAAAAAGTTAGTACTCATTGATTTTGGAGTGGCTAAACACGCTACAGCAACAGTGGCAGCGAAACCAGGAACAACCATTGGCTCTTTTGGTTATGCTGCGATCGAACAAATGCAGGGGGGAGAAGCTTATCCTGCAAGCGACCTTTATAGCCTGGGTGCAACTTGTTTTCATTTACTAACTGGAATTAACCCTTGGTCGCTTTGGCAAACGCAGGGTTATAGCTGGGTACAGAATTGGCAGATGCACTTACAGTATCCAATTAGTAAGGAATTAGAGCAAATACTAAGTAAATTACTGCATATAGAGCGCCAGCTACGCTATCAATCGGCTGATGAAGTACTCAAGGATCTAAATTCTCAGCAATCACCACAGCCAAATGTATCTCCTACAATATCTTTACCACCACGTTCTGTCTTTGCTTTTCCGCGCTGGCTGTTAATAACAGGATTTTGTGCAACTCTAACTGGTATCGTGTTCATGGGAGTTTCTTCCTTCCTCGATCAACACAAATCTATACAAGAAGGAGCATCAAAAACTCCATCGCCACGAGCAACCAATACTTCTAATCCGCCTAAGATAGCATCTGTAGCGCCTTCCCTAGCTGATAACATTACTACAAGGGTGCAAAATTCCAGCCAAACTGCCAATTGTACTATTGTAGTTGACGATCCAGCCCCACCTCTCAACGTGCGCGACAGCCCTGAAGTTAAACCTGACAACAATATCGGCTCATTAGACAATGGCACAACCCTTACCGTAATAGCTCAAAGAAACGGTTGGGTTCAAATTAACTCGCCTATTCAAGGTTGGGTAGCTGCAAATCGAATCAAAAAAGTTTGCAATACTTCAACAACTCCATCTTCACCATTAACCACTACTTCTAATCCGCCCAAGATAGTATCTGTAGCGCCTTCTTTAGCTGATAACACTACCACAAGAGGGCAAAATTCCAGTCAAGCTGCCAATTGTACTATTGTAGTTGACGATCCAAATCCACCTCTCAACGTACGTGAAAGTCCTGAAGTTAAACCTGACAATAATATTGGCTCATTAAACAATGGCACAACCCTCACCGTGATAGCCGAAAGAAAGGGCTGGGTTCAAATCAACTCCCCTATTCAAGGTTGGGTAGCTAGCAATCGAATTAAAAAAGTTTGTAATAGATAA
- a CDS encoding DUF3747 domain-containing protein, whose translation MKLTTATNNTFSSVVNSVKSITTKLPLKVVIASALLLGVTGSMVMDSFVLTAPSYAKTVSKTKARKAKKRVTAKKPVTAKKPVVAKKPTVKPIAVNPINLPPTFQNSNDSPRPVGSSLFGQQEVTQNQFMVVAAPLSGNRYQLVILQQLSNKRACWAENGSSVKPLLLDFDFTGICGRFTDSNGYSMRQAGVDLGAQYNFDVVQRGNQLVLLGTKSRDFNAQPIELGRSNGIGQGFTKINLDSNWRLAKRTYNGKALGHIYLTTDSVASR comes from the coding sequence ATGAAACTTACAACCGCTACCAATAATACCTTCTCTTCTGTTGTTAATTCTGTTAAATCCATTACTACTAAACTACCTCTTAAGGTTGTTATTGCTTCGGCTTTATTACTCGGCGTAACTGGGAGTATGGTGATGGATTCCTTCGTACTTACTGCACCAAGCTATGCCAAAACTGTTTCTAAAACCAAAGCTCGTAAAGCTAAAAAGCGCGTTACAGCTAAGAAACCAGTTACAGCTAAGAAACCAGTTGTAGCCAAGAAACCAACTGTTAAACCTATTGCTGTCAACCCCATCAATCTCCCACCAACTTTTCAAAACAGTAACGATTCACCCAGACCTGTAGGTTCTTCCTTGTTTGGTCAACAAGAAGTTACTCAAAATCAATTTATGGTTGTGGCTGCACCTTTAAGTGGAAATCGTTATCAACTGGTGATTTTGCAGCAATTATCCAATAAAAGAGCGTGTTGGGCTGAAAATGGCAGTTCAGTTAAGCCATTATTATTAGACTTTGACTTTACAGGCATTTGTGGACGATTTACTGATAGCAACGGTTATTCAATGCGGCAAGCAGGTGTTGATTTAGGGGCGCAATATAATTTCGATGTCGTACAGCGTGGTAATCAACTGGTGTTGCTAGGCACTAAATCAAGAGATTTTAATGCTCAACCGATTGAACTTGGCAGAAGCAATGGTATTGGTCAAGGATTCACTAAAATCAATTTAGATTCTAATTGGCGGTTAGCTAAACGCACTTACAACGGTAAAGCTTTAGGACACATTTATCTCACCACTGATTCTGTAGCAAGTAGGTAA
- a CDS encoding urease subunit beta encodes MIPGEIIAQQGEIELNAGRPTLKIKVANTGDRPIQVGSHYHFYEVNKALQFDREQTKGMRLDIPAGTAVRFEPGDEKEIILVPFTGSRQIYGFNAKINGQLPRN; translated from the coding sequence ATGATTCCAGGTGAAATTATTGCTCAACAGGGAGAAATTGAACTAAACGCGGGTCGTCCTACCTTAAAAATAAAAGTAGCAAATACAGGCGATCGCCCCATTCAAGTTGGCTCACATTATCACTTTTACGAAGTCAACAAAGCCTTACAATTCGACCGAGAACAAACAAAAGGAATGCGCCTAGACATCCCCGCCGGAACAGCAGTGCGTTTTGAACCAGGTGACGAAAAAGAAATAATATTAGTACCTTTCACAGGTAGTCGTCAAATTTATGGATTTAATGCCAAAATCAACGGTCAATTACCAAGAAACTAG
- a CDS encoding urease accessory protein UreD: MKQISTSENKDTLKSSWHGSLDLKFACRDGGSQVIKSQGKAPLKVQRPFYPEGREVCHSVILHTGGGVVGGDRLSLNFHLQPNTHALITSAAAGKVYRSNGLEARQTVEMRVEAGACLEWLPQENIIFNDANYRQDLRVELATDATWMGWEITRLGRTARGEQFLQGNWRSHTEIWRQGDPLWIDRQWLPGGENIINSPHDLAGYPVIASFAFVGKAVSKDLIEKARNCWQAGEYQGESGVTTLLEGMLCRYRGYSTLEARNWFIRVWELLRLAYLGKNICIPRVWQI, encoded by the coding sequence GTGAAGCAAATTAGTACTTCTGAAAATAAGGATACCTTGAAGTCTAGCTGGCATGGAAGTCTTGATTTAAAGTTTGCCTGCCGTGACGGTGGATCTCAAGTAATTAAAAGTCAGGGAAAAGCGCCGTTGAAGGTGCAGCGACCTTTTTACCCAGAAGGACGCGAAGTTTGCCATAGTGTGATTTTACATACGGGGGGTGGTGTTGTGGGTGGCGATCGCTTGTCCTTAAACTTCCACCTGCAACCTAATACCCATGCTTTGATTACTTCTGCTGCTGCTGGTAAAGTTTATCGCAGTAATGGTTTAGAAGCTAGACAAACTGTGGAAATGCGGGTTGAAGCGGGTGCTTGTTTAGAATGGTTGCCACAGGAGAATATTATTTTTAATGATGCCAATTATCGGCAAGATTTGCGGGTAGAATTAGCTACTGATGCAACTTGGATGGGTTGGGAAATTACCCGTTTAGGTCGTACTGCAAGGGGAGAACAGTTTTTGCAGGGAAATTGGCGATCGCATACCGAAATTTGGCGACAAGGCGATCCTCTCTGGATAGATCGGCAATGGCTTCCAGGTGGTGAAAATATAATAAACAGTCCTCACGATTTGGCTGGATATCCGGTTATAGCAAGTTTTGCCTTTGTGGGAAAAGCAGTTTCTAAAGATTTAATTGAGAAAGCACGTAATTGTTGGCAAGCAGGAGAATATCAAGGAGAATCTGGAGTAACGACCCTCTTAGAAGGTATGCTTTGTCGCTATCGAGGCTATTCTACTCTTGAAGCACGTAACTGGTTTATCCGAGTTTGGGAACTGCTACGACTAGCATATTTAGGAAAGAATATTTGTATACCTAGAGTTTGGCAAATTTGA
- a CDS encoding WD40 repeat domain-containing protein: MKAVLLSVLVSCAIAPQALAQQIPKTAISAKPNSSKTAQQKTAPTKSWSNPTLRISLPTTATKLKFSKDGKTLFTNGANEQSAELWSLTSGKRISAFPATPGFTFCDVALSPDGQFAAGLMYSGYAPTSTKRNIELLVWNLKTGQSQWVRPIQNHAIKPADTQFCQVEFSPNSRLLATSITTPSNKLQSGVRIWNVLQGTLQQVTPGAVVPYMNRFAFSPDSSVLGFVTKVKGNSQLHLWNLNTRKLQAKLQAVHEGNLLSIIDIVFSPNQQDVMAFSYDGGISNYISRWQIKTGKLQRKSELSIDRTASLLALSPDGQTYVYGSDVIGYYIGNFQTNKSFPFPQSLSPTSGLTRMVFSPDGQQMAIVSNNQTINVIH, translated from the coding sequence ATGAAAGCCGTATTATTGTCAGTATTGGTGAGTTGTGCGATCGCACCGCAGGCACTTGCACAGCAGATTCCCAAGACCGCAATTAGCGCCAAGCCTAATTCCTCTAAAACTGCACAACAGAAGACAGCCCCTACAAAATCCTGGTCAAATCCAACGCTACGAATCTCCTTGCCGACGACTGCCACTAAATTAAAATTTAGTAAAGATGGCAAAACGCTATTCACTAATGGAGCCAATGAACAATCTGCTGAACTGTGGAGCTTGACGAGCGGCAAACGAATTTCAGCCTTTCCAGCAACACCTGGCTTTACCTTCTGTGATGTCGCCCTCAGCCCTGATGGGCAATTTGCGGCTGGTCTGATGTATTCCGGCTATGCTCCTACGTCAACTAAGCGCAATATCGAACTTTTAGTTTGGAATCTTAAGACTGGACAATCACAGTGGGTAAGACCCATTCAAAATCACGCCATTAAACCTGCTGACACCCAATTTTGTCAGGTTGAGTTCAGCCCGAATAGTCGCCTCCTCGCCACGAGCATCACCACCCCTTCTAACAAGTTGCAATCGGGAGTCCGCATCTGGAATGTTTTACAGGGAACGTTGCAACAAGTCACTCCAGGGGCTGTAGTACCCTACATGAATCGCTTTGCATTTAGCCCAGACAGTTCTGTTTTAGGGTTCGTCACTAAAGTCAAGGGCAATTCTCAACTGCATTTGTGGAATTTAAATACCCGAAAACTGCAAGCCAAACTGCAAGCGGTACATGAAGGTAATTTGTTGTCGATAATTGATATTGTTTTTAGCCCTAATCAGCAAGACGTAATGGCTTTTTCTTACGATGGAGGAATATCTAACTATATATCTCGTTGGCAAATTAAAACCGGAAAGTTACAACGAAAGTCAGAGCTTTCGATTGATCGTACCGCTAGTCTTTTGGCACTCAGTCCCGATGGACAAACGTATGTCTATGGGTCTGATGTGATTGGATATTATATCGGTAATTTTCAAACCAACAAAAGCTTTCCGTTTCCTCAAAGTCTTAGCCCAACAAGTGGGTTAACGAGAATGGTTTTTAGCCCTGATGGGCAACAGATGGCGATTGTCAGCAATAACCAGACTATTAATGTCATTCATTAA
- the urtD gene encoding urea ABC transporter ATP-binding protein UrtD yields the protein MNTKIVETENVTVSFDGFKALNHLTFSMDVGELRVVIGPNGAGKTTFLDVITGKVQPTEGRVLFKGKNTKKLAEHQIARLGIGRKFQTPRVYLNLTPRENLEITCNRRKDVFSSLFSSSSKDEKHKVIGLLETIGLSAKADIAAGLLSHGEKQRLEIGMLVGQSPDLLLVDEPVAGLTDEETYHIGELLLALAQSHSILVIEHDMEFVRQIARQVTVLHEGSVLCEGTIEEVQNDPRVIEVYLGQQ from the coding sequence GTGAACACCAAAATAGTAGAAACCGAAAACGTCACCGTCAGCTTCGACGGATTCAAAGCACTCAACCACCTAACCTTTAGCATGGATGTAGGTGAATTGCGAGTAGTTATTGGTCCTAATGGTGCTGGTAAAACCACTTTTCTAGACGTAATTACAGGCAAAGTCCAACCAACTGAAGGACGAGTACTATTTAAAGGAAAAAACACTAAAAAACTGGCAGAACATCAAATCGCCCGATTAGGTATTGGTCGTAAATTCCAAACACCGCGAGTTTACCTCAACCTCACACCCCGCGAGAATTTAGAAATTACCTGCAACCGCCGGAAAGATGTCTTTAGCAGCTTATTTAGTAGTTCTTCAAAAGACGAAAAACACAAAGTTATAGGTTTGCTAGAAACTATTGGCTTATCTGCAAAAGCCGATATAGCAGCAGGTTTACTTTCGCATGGAGAAAAACAACGTTTAGAAATTGGGATGTTAGTTGGACAGTCACCAGATTTGTTGCTAGTTGATGAGCCTGTTGCTGGATTAACAGACGAAGAAACTTATCACATCGGCGAGTTACTTTTAGCTTTAGCACAAAGTCATTCAATTTTAGTGATTGAACATGATATGGAATTTGTCCGACAAATTGCCCGCCAAGTGACAGTTTTGCATGAAGGTTCGGTGTTATGCGAAGGCACTATTGAAGAAGTACAGAATGATCCGCGTGTAATTGAAGTATATTTGGGGCAACAATAA
- the ureE gene encoding urease accessory protein UreE, giving the protein MLTLTTRLPANHHAIVSLTLSLTAEERARSRYRVVADNGEDVYLYLPRGTVLYDGDLLKSETDTNLVRVIAKPEPVFTVTAKNSLDLLKAAYHLGNRHIALEINTTYLRLAPDYVLKTMLEHLNLQVTEEIVPFQPESGAYGHN; this is encoded by the coding sequence ATGCTGACTTTAACAACAAGATTACCAGCAAATCATCATGCAATAGTCAGCTTAACTCTTTCTCTTACTGCTGAAGAACGCGCACGTAGTCGCTATCGTGTTGTAGCAGATAATGGTGAAGATGTATATCTCTATTTACCCAGAGGTACAGTGCTATATGATGGCGATTTACTTAAATCAGAAACAGATACTAACTTAGTGCGAGTAATTGCTAAACCCGAACCTGTTTTTACTGTCACCGCTAAAAATTCATTAGATTTACTAAAAGCAGCCTATCATCTAGGAAATCGCCATATAGCCTTAGAAATTAACACAACTTATTTAAGATTAGCTCCAGATTATGTATTAAAAACGATGCTAGAGCATTTAAATCTACAAGTCACAGAAGAAATAGTACCTTTTCAACCAGAAAGCGGCGCTTATGGACACAATTAA
- a CDS encoding urease accessory protein UreF: MREAINSSYLNLLRLLQLTNSALPIGAYSYSEGLETLVELGKIKDKQTLEHWLNQELYYGAIRLEAAVMARAFNSVMQGNWERLSYWNKWLSAARETEELRNQSWQMGYSLMRLIQEIQPETIPIVTACGNPCNYAIAFGLISAYWEIDLLAATLGYLHSWASNLVNAGVKIIPLGQTAGQQIMLNLHSSITHAAQEILNLDDDNLNSCGWGLALASMAHETQYTRLFRS, encoded by the coding sequence ATGAGAGAAGCAATTAATTCAAGCTATCTTAATTTACTACGTTTGCTGCAACTAACTAATTCTGCCTTACCAATAGGCGCTTATAGCTATTCGGAAGGTTTAGAAACCTTGGTAGAGTTGGGTAAAATTAAGGACAAGCAAACTTTAGAACATTGGCTTAACCAAGAATTATACTATGGAGCCATTCGTTTAGAAGCTGCTGTGATGGCGAGAGCTTTTAACAGCGTAATGCAAGGAAACTGGGAAAGATTAAGCTATTGGAATAAATGGTTATCTGCTGCTAGAGAAACAGAAGAATTGCGTAATCAAAGCTGGCAAATGGGATATTCTTTAATGAGGCTGATCCAAGAAATACAGCCAGAAACGATACCAATAGTAACGGCTTGTGGTAATCCTTGTAATTATGCGATCGCATTCGGTTTAATCTCCGCTTACTGGGAAATTGATTTATTGGCAGCCACACTAGGATACTTACACAGTTGGGCTAGTAATTTAGTCAATGCAGGCGTTAAAATAATTCCTTTAGGACAAACTGCTGGGCAACAAATTATGCTTAATTTACATAGTAGTATTACTCATGCAGCACAAGAAATACTAAATTTAGATGATGATAACTTGAATAGTTGCGGATGGGGTTTAGCCTTAGCAAGTA
- the ddpX gene encoding D-alanyl-D-alanine dipeptidase — MTLIPFLSVACNKDTSISVAPTVNSSTTPTAVENPSSQSQPTQKIDDSQLIDIHSVNKNILIDIRYATENNFMKRKVYPVARCLLRFSVAEKLSKVQEELAQQGLGLKVYDCYRPLSVQKQMWKIVSDPRYVANPSTGSRHNRGAAVDVTLVDRTGKELEMPSEYDNFTARAHRNYSNISDQAKKNRLLLEEMMQKHQFVGLPTEWWHFDARGWEKFPLLDVPLDNV; from the coding sequence ATGACACTGATACCGTTCTTATCTGTAGCCTGTAATAAAGATACTTCTATTTCGGTAGCCCCTACAGTTAATTCCAGCACCACGCCAACTGCTGTAGAAAATCCATCATCACAATCTCAACCTACCCAAAAAATAGATGATTCTCAGCTAATTGATATTCATTCTGTTAATAAAAATATCCTGATTGATATCCGCTACGCTACAGAAAATAACTTTATGAAAAGAAAAGTTTATCCTGTAGCGAGATGCTTGCTAAGATTTTCAGTAGCGGAGAAACTGTCAAAAGTTCAAGAAGAATTAGCACAACAAGGGCTGGGATTGAAAGTTTATGATTGCTACAGACCTTTGTCAGTGCAAAAGCAGATGTGGAAAATAGTGTCCGATCCTCGCTATGTAGCTAATCCTAGCACTGGCTCCCGACATAATCGCGGTGCAGCAGTAGATGTTACACTTGTCGATCGCACTGGCAAGGAATTGGAGATGCCTAGTGAGTATGATAATTTTACTGCACGAGCGCATAGAAATTACAGTAATATCAGCGATCAAGCCAAGAAAAATCGCTTGTTGCTTGAGGAGATGATGCAAAAACATCAGTTTGTAGGGCTACCGACAGAATGGTGGCACTTTGATGCACGGGGATGGGAAAAATTTCCTCTGTTGGACGTGCCACTAGACAATGTATAA